Proteins from a genomic interval of Rhodococcoides fascians A25f:
- a CDS encoding glycoside hydrolase family 25 protein, protein MLSVGVITCAVPAVASAVPQGPDVSSWQHIDGTAIDWHTVKAAGHGFAMVKATEGLDYVNPYFVEDSIVMRTASVARGAYHYADVTLSPELQGAYYSALVLGINGPGDLPPVLDLEDAKGKSPAELIDWTHRYLNTVQTLTGRQPFIYTYPNFWRTAMADTHEFNNYPLWIADYNDELGPLPGGWTEWLFWQFTDRGTIPGIDGRTDVNHYAGTPESLRALARW, encoded by the coding sequence ATCCTGTCGGTCGGCGTCATCACGTGTGCCGTGCCTGCGGTCGCCTCTGCCGTTCCGCAGGGACCGGACGTCTCGTCGTGGCAACACATCGACGGCACTGCCATCGATTGGCACACCGTCAAAGCCGCAGGCCACGGGTTCGCGATGGTCAAGGCGACCGAGGGTCTCGACTACGTCAACCCGTACTTCGTCGAGGACTCGATCGTCATGCGTACGGCCTCCGTGGCGCGCGGGGCGTACCACTACGCCGATGTGACTCTCTCCCCGGAACTGCAGGGCGCGTACTACTCCGCACTGGTGCTGGGCATCAACGGCCCGGGCGATCTGCCGCCGGTACTCGACCTCGAAGACGCCAAAGGCAAGTCTCCTGCCGAGCTGATCGACTGGACGCACCGCTACCTGAACACCGTTCAGACGCTGACCGGACGTCAGCCGTTCATCTACACGTATCCCAACTTCTGGCGGACGGCGATGGCCGACACCCACGAGTTCAACAACTACCCGCTGTGGATCGCCGACTACAACGACGAGCTGGGGCCCTTACCCGGCGGCTGGACCGAATGGCTGTTCTGGCAGTTCACCGACCGCGGCACGATCCCCGGAATCGACGGGCGCACCGACGTCAATCACTACGCCGGCACACCGGAATCGTTGAGGGCATTGGCTCGCTGGTAA
- a CDS encoding thioesterase domain-containing protein, whose amino-acid sequence MTVVNDLPHLALTELDPSNYAVPTIAPIRTTGHLDPVFCVHPLVGLVDCYAGLATHVDDARPIYGVQVPASGERSESLAALAASYADDIVRVQPAGAVHLLGMSFGGVLAHAIAVELQSRGVTVGALTLLDSDPVRARAEGADLLASMGDEIDRSHVEELLAVASHNDELVQRHLPGIYFGDILAVSSVGTDSGSAWHPFVCGTVAKYLVPDATSFDVVGPLVDSYLS is encoded by the coding sequence ATGACTGTCGTGAACGATCTTCCCCATCTGGCCCTCACGGAACTCGACCCGTCGAACTATGCGGTACCCACCATTGCGCCGATCCGAACCACCGGCCATCTCGATCCCGTGTTCTGCGTCCACCCGCTGGTAGGTCTGGTCGATTGCTACGCAGGTCTGGCCACTCACGTCGACGACGCCCGGCCCATCTACGGCGTCCAGGTACCGGCGTCCGGTGAACGCTCCGAGTCCCTCGCGGCATTGGCCGCCTCCTACGCCGACGACATCGTTCGTGTCCAGCCCGCCGGTGCAGTCCACCTCCTGGGGATGTCGTTCGGCGGAGTTCTCGCCCACGCCATCGCCGTCGAACTACAGAGCCGCGGCGTCACCGTGGGAGCGCTGACGCTGCTCGACAGCGACCCGGTCCGCGCCCGCGCCGAGGGAGCGGATCTCCTCGCGTCCATGGGCGACGAGATCGATCGCAGTCACGTCGAGGAGTTGCTGGCCGTCGCCTCGCACAACGACGAGCTCGTGCAGCGGCACCTGCCCGGCATCTACTTCGGCGACATCCTCGCCGTCTCGTCCGTGGGAACCGACTCCGGTTCCGCATGGCATCCCTTCGTGTGCGGCACGGTCGCCAAGTACCTCGTGCCCGACGCCACCTCGTTCGACGTCGTCGGCCCGTTGGTGGACAGCTACCTCAGCTGA
- the ggh gene encoding glucosylglycerate hydrolase has product MGDRGFTSTQLAARAAYLLRGNDLGTMTSAAPRLYPHMWSWDAAFVSVGLAPLSVERAVVEMDTLLSAQWKNGMIPHIVFANGVDGYFPGPARWATGTLAPQAPMNPQTSGITQPPVHAIAVQRILDHSKRHGRTTRAVAEEFLDRRWGDLVRWHRWLAQARDVDDNGRIALFHGWESGMDNSPRWDSAYANVVPGEMDPYFREDKAVITDASQRPSNLEYDRYIWLVEEMKQVGYDDDALKTKMSFAVEDVFVSAIFAVACDVLATIGEDHSRPRSDVRELRSWAEKFRKGVVATTDSRSGGARDFDLRTGQWIGTETIAMFAPLLCGGLPREQERNLLRIFEGTRFCGHPDLRYAVPPSTSPVSKDFRAREYWRGPVWPVMTWLFSWAFARRGWSERSLSLRDEGLRQASDGSFAEYYEPFTGKPLGSMQQSWTAAAVLDWLG; this is encoded by the coding sequence ATGGGCGATCGAGGTTTCACTTCCACGCAGTTGGCGGCACGGGCGGCGTACCTGCTTCGAGGAAACGACCTGGGCACCATGACCAGCGCGGCCCCGAGGCTGTATCCGCACATGTGGAGCTGGGACGCGGCATTCGTCTCCGTCGGGCTGGCACCGCTGAGTGTCGAGCGTGCCGTGGTGGAAATGGACACGCTGCTCTCGGCGCAGTGGAAGAACGGGATGATCCCGCACATCGTCTTCGCCAACGGGGTCGACGGCTACTTTCCCGGTCCAGCGCGGTGGGCCACCGGTACCCTCGCCCCGCAGGCTCCGATGAACCCGCAGACCTCCGGCATCACCCAACCCCCGGTGCACGCGATTGCCGTGCAGCGCATCCTCGATCACTCCAAGCGCCACGGGCGGACCACGCGCGCCGTCGCCGAGGAGTTTCTCGATCGACGCTGGGGCGATCTGGTGCGGTGGCATCGTTGGCTCGCGCAGGCTCGCGACGTCGACGACAACGGACGCATCGCGTTGTTCCACGGCTGGGAGTCGGGTATGGACAACTCGCCGCGCTGGGATTCGGCCTACGCCAATGTTGTTCCCGGAGAGATGGATCCGTACTTCAGGGAGGACAAGGCGGTCATCACCGACGCCTCTCAGCGGCCCAGCAACCTCGAGTACGACCGTTACATCTGGTTGGTGGAGGAGATGAAGCAGGTCGGGTACGACGACGACGCGTTGAAGACCAAAATGAGCTTTGCTGTCGAGGACGTGTTCGTCAGTGCCATCTTCGCGGTGGCATGCGACGTGCTCGCCACCATCGGGGAGGACCATTCGCGTCCGCGCTCCGACGTTCGCGAGTTGCGCTCGTGGGCCGAGAAGTTCCGCAAGGGCGTCGTCGCGACGACGGATTCGCGCTCCGGTGGGGCTCGTGACTTCGATCTGCGCACCGGCCAGTGGATCGGTACCGAGACCATCGCGATGTTCGCGCCGTTGTTGTGCGGTGGTCTGCCCCGCGAGCAGGAGCGCAATCTGTTGCGAATCTTCGAGGGCACACGATTCTGCGGCCATCCGGATCTTCGGTACGCCGTCCCGCCCTCGACGTCGCCGGTGTCGAAGGACTTCCGCGCCCGCGAATATTGGCGCGGGCCGGTGTGGCCGGTGATGACGTGGTTGTTCTCGTGGGCGTTCGCGCGTCGCGGTTGGTCCGAGCGGTCACTGTCCCTGCGGGACGAGGGATTGCGTCAGGCCAGCGACGGTAGCTTCGCCGAATACTACGAGCCGTTCACCGGAAAGCCGCTCGGCAGCATGCAGCAATCCTGGACGGCCGCGGCGGTGCTGGACTGGCTGGGATAG
- a CDS encoding DinB family protein, whose protein sequence is MTTESTDIVKMLAEQRANFLITVRGITDEQARTRTTASELTLGGLLHHVVSNERHWMKVIADLDETAEFDMASAGGEYVMGDEETVAGLISEWEEVARSTTDALATLDLNLSVPVPTAPWAPERIWQTARFTVLHILREISQHAGHADIIREELDGANTTQTWASEAGMSF, encoded by the coding sequence ATGACCACCGAAAGCACCGACATCGTGAAAATGCTCGCCGAACAGCGCGCCAACTTTCTCATCACCGTCCGCGGAATCACCGACGAGCAGGCACGCACCCGAACGACCGCCAGCGAGCTCACCCTGGGCGGGCTGCTGCACCACGTTGTCAGCAACGAACGGCACTGGATGAAGGTGATCGCAGACCTGGACGAGACCGCCGAATTCGACATGGCCAGCGCCGGCGGCGAGTACGTGATGGGCGACGAAGAGACTGTCGCAGGACTGATCTCCGAATGGGAAGAGGTGGCGCGGTCCACCACCGATGCCCTCGCAACGTTGGATCTGAACCTGTCCGTCCCGGTCCCGACAGCACCTTGGGCACCTGAACGAATCTGGCAGACTGCACGATTCACCGTGCTGCACATCCTGCGCGAAATCTCGCAGCACGCCGGCCACGCGGACATCATTCGCGAGGAACTCGACGGTGCGAACACCACCCAGACCTGGGCCTCCGAGGCGGGGATGAGCTTCTAG
- a CDS encoding SDR family oxidoreductase: MTRTALVTGASRGLGAHIARLLAPDHHVLLGGRSAESLEPIASELAGSTPWPVELTDPDAVAAAASSIDSLDVLVHNAGVAALGTVEESTAEDWRRQYEVNVIAVVELTRLLLPALRAAKGHVVLINSGAGIRANPGWGAYAASKFALRAFGDALRLEEPSLRVTSVHPGRIDTEMQQGIVAHEGGVYDGSKFLQPSTVALAVRNAIDTPADAHPTEVVLRTR; this comes from the coding sequence ATGACTCGTACTGCACTGGTGACCGGAGCAAGCCGTGGCCTAGGGGCCCATATCGCTCGACTGCTCGCTCCGGATCACCACGTGTTGTTGGGGGGACGATCGGCCGAGTCGCTGGAGCCCATCGCGTCGGAATTGGCCGGGTCCACCCCATGGCCGGTGGAGTTGACCGATCCCGACGCGGTAGCGGCGGCCGCGTCGAGCATCGATTCTCTGGACGTGTTGGTGCACAACGCCGGAGTGGCAGCACTCGGGACGGTCGAGGAGTCGACGGCGGAGGATTGGCGTCGCCAGTACGAGGTGAACGTCATCGCCGTCGTCGAACTCACTCGATTGCTGCTTCCTGCACTGCGCGCCGCCAAAGGCCATGTGGTCCTGATCAATTCGGGAGCCGGGATTCGCGCCAACCCGGGTTGGGGCGCCTACGCGGCGAGCAAGTTCGCACTCCGCGCCTTCGGTGATGCATTACGCCTGGAGGAACCGTCGTTGCGAGTAACCTCGGTGCATCCCGGCCGCATCGACACCGAGATGCAACAGGGGATCGTCGCGCACGAGGGTGGGGTGTACGACGGCTCGAAGTTCTTGCAGCCCAGTACCGTTGCCCTCGCAGTGCGCAATGCCATCGATACTCCTGCCGACGCACACCCGACGGAAGTGGTGCTTCGCACCAGGTGA
- a CDS encoding helix-turn-helix transcriptional regulator has product MVLIDHRPQVQTRVAVPRTVRNPLGPRPPVTRTALAPGRIHGQRPAPVYASPGLTDREVVVLKVWLDCDSKVEVGARLHIALGTVNTHLTRIRDKYSRVGRAAPTKATLVARALQDGIVKLDDL; this is encoded by the coding sequence ATGGTGTTGATCGATCATCGACCCCAAGTGCAGACCCGAGTCGCAGTGCCCAGGACTGTGCGCAACCCCCTCGGCCCGAGGCCGCCCGTCACGCGCACTGCTCTTGCGCCGGGGCGCATCCATGGCCAACGACCAGCGCCGGTCTACGCGTCACCCGGGCTGACCGACCGCGAGGTCGTAGTCCTGAAGGTCTGGTTGGACTGCGACTCCAAAGTCGAAGTCGGTGCGCGCCTCCACATCGCGCTGGGAACCGTCAACACCCACCTGACACGAATTCGGGACAAATACTCCCGCGTCGGTCGGGCTGCACCGACGAAGGCGACACTCGTCGCCCGGGCTCTGCAAGACGGGATAGTGAAACTCGACGACCTCTGA